AAAGAAGATTCTCTTCCTGGTCAGCGAGGACTGGTACTTCCTCTCTCACCGCCTGCCCATCGCAAGGGCGGCGCGGGATGCGGGCGCCGAGGTCGCGGTGGCGACGCGGGTGCGCGGCCGGGGCGCCGATATCGAAGCGGAGGGCTTCCGGCTGGTCCCCGTCGAACTGTCCCGCAGCGGCCGCAACCCGCTGCGGGACCTGGGCACGCTGATATCGCTGGTCCGCCTGTACCGGCGCGAGCGCCCGGACGTGGTGCATCACGTGGCGCTGAAACCGGCGCTGTATGGCAGCATCGCCGCCTGGTGGACCGGCCTGCCCGCCACCGTCAACGCCTTCGCCGGGATGGGCTTCGTGTTCATTTCCAACGGGCTGTTGGCGCGGCTGCTGCGGCCGGTGATCGCAGAACTGTTCCGCTTCCTGCTGAACCGCTCCGCCAGCCGCGTTATCGTGCAGAATCCGGATGACCGGGCGCTGTTCGCCGGCCGCATCGGCGTCGCGCCTCACCGTATCACCGTGATCCGCGGCTCCGGCGTCGATATCGACAGCTTCCGTCCGCAGCCCCAGGAACCGCCCGGCCCGCCGGTCGCCGTTTGCGTGTCGCGGATGCTTTGGGACAAGGGCATCGGCGAACTGGTCGCGGCCGCGCGGTTGCTGAAAGAACGCGGCGTCGCGATCCGCATCCGGCTGGTCGGCCCCGGCGACGACAACCCCGCCGCCATCCCGCAGGCCACGCTGGATGCATGGGCAACCGAGGGCGCGGTCGAGGTCGCGGGCCCCAGCCGCGACATCGCGGGGGAGTACGCAAAGGCCCATATCGCGG
This portion of the Alphaproteobacteria bacterium genome encodes:
- a CDS encoding glycosyltransferase family 4 protein; its protein translation is MSDADDTADLTGKKILFLVSEDWYFLSHRLPIARAARDAGAEVAVATRVRGRGADIEAEGFRLVPVELSRSGRNPLRDLGTLISLVRLYRRERPDVVHHVALKPALYGSIAAWWTGLPATVNAFAGMGFVFISNGLLARLLRPVIAELFRFLLNRSASRVIVQNPDDRALFAGRIGVAPHRITVIRGSGVDIDSFRPQPQEPPGPPVAVCVSRMLWDKGIGELVAAARLLKERGVAIRIRLVGPGDDNPAAIPQATLDAWATEGAVEVAGPSRDIAGEYAKAHIAVLPSYREGLPKSLLEAAAAGLPMVATDVPGCREVCRDGETGLLVPPRGIDPLADALELLATDAGMRRRFGNAARHAAETEFAEAIVVAQTLALYRELTTGTKLLA